The DNA window AGGAATGATTATGGTTGTTTCAGAGAAAGACGCTGAGAACACCATTGAATATTTAAAAGATTTAGATGAAAAAGCTTATATGATCGGAAGCGTTACTTCAAAGGATGGCGTTAGCTTATGTCAAAAATAAATATAGCTGTACTTGTATCTGGTGGAGGAACAAATCTTCAATCTATTATTGATCATATTGAGAATGGGAATATAGATGGACAAATAGGTGTCGTTATTTCTAGTAAAGAAGATGCGTATGCCCTAAAGAGAGCTAAGAAGCATGGAATAGAAGGGGTTTATATAGGGAAGGAAAACTTCCCGGATTTAAACGAACGAAATTTAAAAATACTCCAAATCCTAGAAGACAAACAAATTGACTTAATTGTTCTTGCAGGATATATGAGCATTTTAGATAAGAATATGGTTGAAAAATATAAAAATAGAATGATGAATATTCATCCTTCTTTGATTCCTAGCTTTTG is part of the Crassaminicella profunda genome and encodes:
- the purN gene encoding phosphoribosylglycinamide formyltransferase, which gives rise to MSKINIAVLVSGGGTNLQSIIDHIENGNIDGQIGVVISSKEDAYALKRAKKHGIEGVYIGKENFPDLNERNLKILQILEDKQIDLIVLAGYMSILDKNMVEKYKNRMMNIHPSLIPSFCGKGFYGKKVHEAVIEYGVKLTGATVHFVDEGTDTGPVIMQKSVEVKDADTAEDVAKRVLEVEHEILPLSVKLFAEGKLKVIGRRVTVENA